AATGACGGCCTTAATTTCACGGCCTGTAATTCTGCGGGCGCTTTCAATGATTTCCTTTACAGAGTAGCCGGTACCGGTCCCAAGGTTTATTATCGTAGAACCGTTGCCTTTATTAAGGTATTCCAGTGCCTTTATGTGGGCATCTGCCAGGTCGTAGACGTGAATATAATCTCTTATGCATGTACCGTCTTCAGTCGGGTAGTCATCTCCAAAGATCATAACCTTTTCCCTTTTGCCCAAAGCAGCCTGAAGCACAATAGGGATCAGGTGGGGCTCCGGCTCGTGGCTTTCTCCGATGATGCCTTCGAAGTCGGCCCCTGCGGCGTTAAAATATCTTAAAGCCGCGTACTTCACTCCAAATGAGGAGTCAAAGTCGCTTAAGACCTGCTCAATAAAATACTTTGTTTTCGCGTAAGGATTAATGGGGTTCAGCTTCTCTTTTTCCGAAATAGGAACGTGTTCGGGGTTTCCGTATAGTGAGCATGTGGAGGAGAATACTATTTTTTTAATATTATTCTCATTAAGTGCCCGTATGAGGTTAATGCTTCCTGTAACGTTATTCACATAATAAAGCCCCGGGTTCTCTACGGATTCGCCTACATATGCAAAAGCCGCAAAGTGTATGCATGCGTCAATTCCATGACGGCTTACTGCAGTCTTAAGGCCGTCATAATCAAGAAGATTTACCTCTTCAAACTTAACTCCCTCAGGCACAGCCTCAATGTGGCCCCTTGAAAGGTTATCAATAATAACAACAGAATGCCCCTGTTTTAAGAGCATTCTAACCACGTGTGAACCGATATAGCCGGCGCCGCCCGTTACTAATACATTCATTCCTTAGGACTCCAATTTCCGGATTTATGTTGAATAATTTACTTCCAGGCCTGAAATAAAAGGATATTTATCAGTGGAAAATCCTTTAATTTGTGACACAATTTAGGCTTTTAGCCGAAATTTTCCAAAGGTAATATTTCCCTATCCCTGGAAAGTGACAACTTCTTCTTACCTTAAGTTTAAGGTGACGATTTCAGGGCTGAATTTCAAATTTTTCTTTAGGTTTTAGGCCTTTGAAAAGGAAGCCAAAGAGCGTTTATTCCTTTCATTTTTGAGATAAAATTAGTAAAATTGCAAAAACATGATAATAGGCTAAAGTGACTGAAAAAGAATT
The sequence above is drawn from the Ignavibacteria bacterium genome and encodes:
- the galE gene encoding UDP-glucose 4-epimerase GalE; translation: MNVLVTGGAGYIGSHVVRMLLKQGHSVVIIDNLSRGHIEAVPEGVKFEEVNLLDYDGLKTAVSRHGIDACIHFAAFAYVGESVENPGLYYVNNVTGSINLIRALNENNIKKIVFSSTCSLYGNPEHVPISEKEKLNPINPYAKTKYFIEQVLSDFDSSFGVKYAALRYFNAAGADFEGIIGESHEPEPHLIPIVLQAALGKREKVMIFGDDYPTEDGTCIRDYIHVYDLADAHIKALEYLNKGNGSTIINLGTGTGYSVKEIIESARRITGREIKAVISARRPGDPAILIADNKKAREVLQWIPEYGLDDIIKSAWQWHQNPKY